Proteins encoded within one genomic window of Humulus lupulus chromosome 1, drHumLupu1.1, whole genome shotgun sequence:
- the LOC133802263 gene encoding LOW QUALITY PROTEIN: uncharacterized protein LOC133802263 (The sequence of the model RefSeq protein was modified relative to this genomic sequence to represent the inferred CDS: inserted 3 bases in 2 codons), whose amino-acid sequence MPIETPKGLPFSVDTWSECSKRKRYHFLTHAHKDHSNGITTHFSFPIYSVRLTKTLLLQLFPKLDDSLFVEIEVGQSIIVDDSDDSFTVKAFDANHSPGAVMFLFEGKFGYIXRCCRLTHECLQNLPEKYLAKKGRKPSCQFDFVFLDCTFGRRFLRPMPSKHLATQQVVSCIWKHPDATIVYLTCDLLGQEEIVPAVLRTFGSKIYADKAANPECFHALTHTVPEIISQDPSSCFHLFDGFPKLYERAKAKLMEAQAXLNAGPLIIHPSCQWYACEDDGSASVDEKRRKYRMNEAVRDQYGVWHVCYSMHSSRQELEWALQLLAPKWVVSTTPSCMTMELDYFKKHCFTTRLSSKDHFWKLLDISVC is encoded by the exons atgccAATAGAAACGCCGAAAGGGCTTCCATTCTCAGTGGATACATGGAGTGAATGTTCGAAGAGGAAGAGATACCATTTCTTGACACATGCCCATAAAGACCACTCCAATGGAATCACCACCCACTTCTCCTTCCCCATTTACTCAGTCCGTCTCACTAAAACCCTCCTCCTCCAACTATTTCCCAAG CTTGATGATTCTTTGTTCGTGGAAATTGAGGTGGGCCAGTCGATAATCGTCGACGATTCTGATGATTCCTTCACGGTTAAGGCTTTTGATGCCAATCATTCCCCTG GAGCTGTGATGTTCTTGTTTGAGGGAAAATTTGGCTACAT CAGGTGTTGCAGGCTCACCCATGAGTGTCTGCAGAATTTACCAGAGAAGTATTTggcaaagaaaggaagaaaaccgTCTTGtcaatttgattttgtttttttagaCTGCACTTTTGGGAGGAGGTTCCTACGACCCATGCCCAGCAAGCATTTAGCTACCCAGCAG GTTGTCAGTTGCATATGGAAACATCCTGATGCTACAATAGTTTATTTAACTTGTGATCTTCTAGGACAGGAGGAAATAGTGCCTGCTGTGTTGAGGACATTTGGATCCAAGATATATGCTGACAAAGCAGCTAATCCTGAGTGTTTTCATGCTCTGACACATACAGTTCCTGAAATCATCTCCCAAGACCCATCTTCCTGTTTCCATCTGTTTGATGGATTTCCTAAACTTTACGAAAGAGCAAAAGCAAAGCTTATGGAGGCTCAAG AACTTAATGCCGGACCCCTCATAATACACCCTTCTTGTCAATGGTACGCTTGTGAGGATGATGGTTCAGCTTCAGTGGatgagaaaagaagaaaatatagAATGAATGAGGCAGTAAGAGACCAATATGGTGTTTGGCATGTCTGCTATTCAATGCATTCTTCCAGACAAGAATTGGAATGGGCTCTTCAACTTCTTGCTCCTAAATGGGTTGTTTCAACAACCCCAAGTTGCATGACTATGGAGCTGGATTACTTTAAGAAGCATTGTTTTACCACTCGATTATCTTCAAAGGATCATTTTTGGAAGCTCTTGGACATTAGtgtttgttga